The following is a genomic window from Chania multitudinisentens RB-25.
CAAGCCGAGGTTGGCGATCAGATTACGAACATACTCCAACTCTTGTCCTTTGGTATCTGCTGTGGTAGCAATATAGACAAAAGTTGGGGTGTTTCTCATCATTTGTTCCCGAAAAATTTTATAATATTATAAGTATAATAATTACTTTAGGTGTGGAACCCTGGTGTTGGACAATAGAAATACATAAGACTATTTTATAGACATAATGAGACGGTAGTATCATTTATGCAAGCTTTAATTCGCTGAGAATGAGATTTATCTCTCATCTTTAGTTGTTTTAGCTTGGTTTTTTTACGCTGCTGGTGGGTTAGCACCCTGCTGGTCACGCTTTTTGATCGTATCTGTTCCAGGGCTGGATGATACGAGAAAGTTCGAGGTTAACGTGCCAATAAATGCATTTCCCGCACTGCGGGATGAATCTCTAACGCATACTCGGGCCAGAACCCGCAATTTGTTATTGACCAGCGCCATGGCGCTTTATGATGGTGGCCTTTTCCCCTCTATCACTGAGCTTGCCGCACATGCGCAGGTTTCCCGCGCGACAGCCTATCGTTATTTTCCCACTCAAAGTGCCTTAATCTCCGCAGTAGTGGCAAAAAGCCTGGGGCCGATCCTTGAATGGCAGCCGCAAGATAACGATGCATTGAAGCGTATTCAGCAACTGCTGGCATTTGCTTATCCACAGATGGAACAACATGAGGGTGCCTTGCGTGCGGCACTGCAACTGTCGTTGCAGCAGTGGGCCAATGCCACACCGGGCGAAAAATTTGTGCGCGGCAATCGTAAGCGCTTGCTGAAGCTGGCGGTAGAGCCCTTACAGCATAAGTTGCCACCAGAAGCTTTACAGCGTGTGATTCATGCTTTTTCGCTGATCTATGGTTCAGAGGTTTTTCTGGTACTGAAAGATATTTGGGGTTTAGAACTTGCAGGTATTCAAGATGTGACTCAA
Proteins encoded in this region:
- a CDS encoding TetR/AcrR family transcriptional regulator; the encoded protein is MALYDGGLFPSITELAAHAQVSRATAYRYFPTQSALISAVVAKSLGPILEWQPQDNDALKRIQQLLAFAYPQMEQHEGALRAALQLSLQQWANATPGEKFVRGNRKRLLKLAVEPLQHKLPPEALQRVIHAFSLIYGSEVFLVLKDIWGLELAGIQDVTQWMAKAIIRQAEEDMRSGES